One genomic region from Halobacteria archaeon AArc-dxtr1 encodes:
- a CDS encoding ABC transporter substrate-binding protein, with amino-acid sequence MVWEQDRSGPALDRRDVLRGMAATGVVGAAGCLSWGDSGDVANLGAAFERATVEVDDIRRGGTLRVALNEIVSSFDPPYGVDTASVIVQNLIWESLTATDAEGNLYPWLAESYELRDTQDIDRAAYDEYMVDISHGENGVPETDAQVVVTHPETDSSADEGRYLTVDQTGDAVADGVYGMQFRYDLHEGVEFTNGEELTAEHVVRSYERYEGSHMAGQVFDQFLYAEAVDEYTVDLYAQIPDAGAERDLPVYVFPDEQVDLDPGGLDPREGVTPVGTGPYELAEFEDENYVVLTRNEDYWFDIEQTEWWDGPADWPDGPVIDEIDMSIVPDDATRSAALQDDDVDVAYGLTADARTDFQQSADYRVTATPAGGFTFLQFPVTVAPWDDARVRRAVNHLVPREQIVENIFSGWAMESWAPLPEMAAEQGSADYDALIEELREYNEYDPDRAEELLSEAGVSTPIDVTIETNSETEDRVRMVELIAEAMDQSGLFETSIVTYEWGTFLPRVMDPEYHERGRLPVIWLSGTFNPHSFVESTHHPEQFTECCNYQNVDIDELTEAMEAAQYGTDVANDDDLRAERYDEIWRLVQEHNANSYLELSVESAVVADDVRGFNAYPFPESMLRYGLYAPMDRQLTYLDGED; translated from the coding sequence ATGGTGTGGGAACAGGACCGGTCGGGGCCCGCCCTCGACCGGCGGGACGTGTTACGTGGGATGGCAGCCACAGGCGTGGTGGGCGCCGCAGGCTGTCTCAGCTGGGGGGATAGTGGCGACGTCGCCAACCTCGGCGCCGCGTTCGAACGAGCGACAGTCGAGGTCGACGACATTCGGCGCGGGGGGACCCTGCGCGTCGCGCTAAACGAGATCGTCTCCTCGTTCGATCCGCCCTACGGCGTCGACACGGCCTCGGTGATCGTCCAGAATCTCATCTGGGAGAGCCTGACCGCGACCGACGCCGAGGGCAATCTCTATCCCTGGCTCGCCGAGAGCTACGAACTCCGAGACACACAGGATATCGATCGGGCGGCCTACGACGAGTACATGGTCGACATCTCCCACGGCGAGAACGGCGTTCCCGAGACCGACGCTCAGGTGGTCGTCACACACCCAGAGACGGACTCGTCGGCCGACGAGGGGCGGTACCTGACGGTCGACCAAACCGGCGACGCCGTCGCCGACGGCGTCTACGGGATGCAGTTTCGCTACGACCTCCACGAGGGAGTCGAGTTCACCAACGGCGAGGAGCTAACCGCCGAACACGTCGTCCGGTCCTACGAGCGCTACGAGGGGTCGCATATGGCCGGACAGGTGTTCGACCAGTTCCTCTACGCCGAGGCGGTCGACGAGTACACGGTCGACCTCTACGCACAGATCCCGGACGCCGGCGCCGAGCGCGACCTCCCGGTGTACGTCTTTCCCGACGAGCAGGTCGATCTCGATCCGGGCGGACTTGACCCCCGAGAGGGCGTCACGCCGGTTGGAACGGGACCGTACGAGCTCGCGGAGTTCGAAGACGAGAACTACGTCGTCCTCACCCGCAACGAGGACTACTGGTTCGACATAGAACAGACGGAGTGGTGGGACGGCCCGGCCGACTGGCCGGACGGTCCCGTAATCGACGAGATCGACATGTCGATCGTCCCGGACGACGCGACGCGTTCTGCGGCGCTGCAAGACGACGACGTCGACGTCGCCTACGGACTCACTGCCGACGCGCGAACGGACTTTCAGCAGTCTGCCGACTACCGCGTCACCGCCACACCGGCTGGCGGCTTTACGTTCCTCCAGTTCCCGGTGACGGTCGCTCCCTGGGACGATGCGCGGGTGCGTCGGGCCGTCAATCACCTCGTCCCGCGCGAACAGATCGTCGAGAACATCTTCTCGGGCTGGGCGATGGAGTCGTGGGCGCCGCTGCCGGAGATGGCCGCCGAGCAGGGGTCGGCCGACTACGACGCCTTGATCGAGGAGCTACGCGAGTACAACGAGTACGACCCCGACCGCGCCGAGGAGTTGCTCTCCGAGGCTGGCGTCTCTACGCCGATCGACGTGACCATAGAGACGAACTCCGAGACCGAAGACCGGGTTCGGATGGTCGAACTGATCGCCGAGGCGATGGACCAGTCGGGGCTCTTCGAGACGTCCATCGTCACCTACGAGTGGGGAACGTTCTTACCCCGGGTGATGGACCCCGAGTACCACGAACGGGGTCGGTTGCCAGTCATCTGGCTCTCGGGGACGTTCAACCCCCACAGCTTCGTCGAGTCGACCCACCATCCCGAGCAGTTCACCGAGTGTTGTAACTACCAGAACGTCGATATCGACGAACTCACCGAGGCGATGGAGGCCGCACAGTACGGAACGGACGTCGCAAACGACGACGACCTCCGCGCCGAGCGCTACGACGAGATCTGGCGATTGGTCCAGGAGCACAACGCAAACTCCTACCTCGAACTCAGCGTCGAGTCGGCCGTCGTCGCCGACGACGTTCGGGGGTTCAACGCCTACCCGTTCCCGGAATCGATGCTGCGCTACGGTCTCTACGCACCGATGGACCGACAGCTCACGTATCTCGACGGTGAGGACTGA
- a CDS encoding ABC transporter permease gives MVGFDPRRVERREPLSEHREPAASATRGGSTSRRRRALRRFCRNRSAMFGLIVVVGMSLLAIFARPIVLFGVPVQPFSIAPHDPTAILYLQEGYTDVGRYDPPSLAHPMGTDGSGRDVFSRVIYGGRYSISIGVVVVALTASVGMIYGSIAGYYGGWLDEIMMRVVDVIFAFPSLVLALLLVAMLGGGYWQLVAAFSLVGWATYARLIRGEVLAVKENEYVLAARAIGARDRTVIVRHVVPNAVAPLLVQASLSIGTVVIGVAALGFLGIGMEPGTPEWGTMLDDTRETLIGGGGAIPWWATVFPGAAIFLFVLATNLVGDGISDALDARVPDESRRGGGG, from the coding sequence ATCGTCGGCTTCGATCCACGCCGGGTCGAGCGACGCGAGCCACTGTCCGAACACCGGGAACCCGCTGCGAGCGCGACACGGGGAGGCTCCACGAGCCGACGCCGACGCGCACTTCGGCGATTTTGCCGCAATCGCAGCGCGATGTTCGGGCTGATCGTCGTCGTCGGGATGTCCCTGCTGGCGATCTTCGCGCGACCGATCGTGCTCTTCGGTGTGCCCGTTCAGCCGTTCTCGATCGCGCCACACGATCCGACGGCGATCCTCTATCTGCAAGAGGGGTACACCGACGTCGGGCGGTACGATCCGCCCTCGCTCGCCCATCCGATGGGAACCGACGGCTCCGGCCGCGACGTCTTCTCGCGGGTCATCTACGGCGGGCGCTACAGCATCTCGATCGGCGTCGTCGTCGTCGCGCTGACCGCGAGCGTCGGGATGATCTACGGCAGCATCGCGGGCTACTACGGCGGCTGGCTCGACGAGATCATGATGCGCGTCGTCGACGTGATCTTCGCGTTCCCCTCGCTCGTTCTGGCACTGTTGCTCGTGGCGATGCTCGGCGGTGGCTACTGGCAGCTGGTCGCCGCCTTCTCCCTCGTGGGGTGGGCGACGTACGCCCGACTGATCCGCGGCGAGGTCCTGGCGGTCAAAGAGAACGAGTACGTCCTCGCCGCGCGAGCGATCGGCGCGCGCGACCGCACGGTCATCGTTCGACACGTAGTGCCGAACGCCGTCGCACCGCTGCTCGTCCAGGCCTCGCTCTCGATCGGGACCGTCGTCATCGGCGTCGCCGCGCTCGGCTTCCTCGGAATCGGGATGGAGCCCGGAACGCCGGAGTGGGGGACGATGCTCGACGACACTCGGGAGACCCTCATCGGCGGGGGCGGCGCGATCCCGTGGTGGGCGACGGTCTTCCCCGGCGCAGCGATCTTCCTGTTCGTGCTGGCGACGAATCTGGTCGGGGACGGGATTTCGGACGCCCTGGACGCGCGGGTTCCGGATGAGAGTCGTCGTGGAGGTGGCGGCTGA
- a CDS encoding ATP-binding cassette domain-containing protein, which yields MTDDRPTDAEPILSAEGLTKHYESNQGVLDSLLGRSVPVRALEGVDLELYPGETLGIVGESGSGKTTLGRALLRLVEPTAGTVAYRPRDGSHPESVDHTVDLTAVSNSRLRDLRTELQYVFQDPSASLNPRLTVGEIVGEPLEIHDIADGTARTDRVRDLLETVGLDPDHAARYPHEFSGGQRRRIGIARALAVEPSVIVCDEPVSGLDVSTQAQIVNLLADLQASHGLSYVVIAHDLRVVEHVADRIAVMYLGEIVEQGRTEDVFAAPHHPYTEALLSAIPEPDPRWDGERIRLSGTVPSPVDPPSGCRFHTRCPRAVAPAEYDISADTWQSLLALWRQLDGAEGIEAVVSASEIDPFVGDGIDTSTANEADTSAADGIDAPAVDTLDRRVRSAFSLPRPLADPRAESALSATIERLSESGIEPALSHLEATFASPCVTHRPTSTALDDGHEIACIRYDDELPGRIPGRGADAGENE from the coding sequence ATGACTGACGACCGCCCGACCGACGCGGAGCCGATCCTCAGCGCCGAGGGGCTGACCAAACACTACGAATCCAACCAGGGGGTTCTCGACTCCCTGCTCGGCCGTTCTGTCCCGGTCCGGGCGCTCGAGGGAGTCGACCTCGAACTCTATCCCGGCGAGACCCTCGGCATCGTCGGCGAGTCGGGCAGTGGCAAGACGACGCTCGGCCGGGCGCTGCTTCGTCTCGTCGAGCCGACCGCGGGGACCGTCGCCTACCGGCCCAGAGACGGGTCCCATCCGGAGTCGGTAGATCACACGGTCGATCTGACCGCCGTTTCGAACTCCCGTCTTCGCGATCTTCGGACGGAGCTTCAGTACGTCTTTCAGGACCCATCGGCGAGTCTGAATCCGCGGCTCACCGTCGGTGAAATCGTCGGTGAACCGCTCGAGATTCACGACATCGCAGACGGTACCGCCCGAACTGACCGCGTCCGCGATCTCCTTGAGACGGTCGGGCTCGATCCGGACCACGCCGCCCGGTATCCCCACGAGTTCTCCGGCGGCCAGCGTCGCCGGATCGGGATCGCCCGCGCGCTCGCGGTCGAGCCGTCGGTGATCGTCTGTGACGAACCCGTCAGCGGACTCGACGTCTCCACGCAGGCCCAGATCGTAAACTTGCTCGCGGATCTACAGGCCTCCCACGGGCTCTCCTACGTCGTCATCGCCCACGATCTGCGTGTCGTCGAGCACGTCGCAGATCGGATCGCGGTGATGTATCTCGGCGAGATCGTCGAGCAGGGGCGGACGGAAGACGTCTTCGCGGCGCCCCATCATCCGTACACTGAGGCGTTACTCTCGGCGATTCCCGAACCGGATCCGCGCTGGGACGGCGAGCGGATCCGGCTTTCTGGAACGGTCCCGTCGCCGGTCGATCCGCCGTCTGGCTGTCGGTTTCACACTCGCTGTCCACGTGCTGTCGCGCCGGCGGAGTACGACATTTCCGCCGACACCTGGCAATCGTTGCTCGCCCTGTGGCGGCAGCTCGACGGTGCCGAGGGCATTGAGGCAGTCGTTTCGGCTAGCGAGATCGACCCGTTCGTGGGTGACGGGATCGATACGTCCACGGCTAACGAGGCCGATACGTCCGCAGCTGATGGGATCGACGCGCCTGCGGTCGATACACTCGACCGGCGGGTTCGGTCGGCGTTTTCGCTCCCGCGACCGCTCGCCGACCCGCGAGCCGAGTCGGCCCTTTCGGCGACGATCGAGAGACTGTCCGAGTCGGGCATCGAGCCAGCGCTGTCACACCTCGAGGCGACGTTCGCCAGTCCGTGTGTGACCCACCGTCCGACGTCGACAGCGCTCGACGACGGACACGAGATCGCCTGCATACGGTACGACGACGAGCTGCCGGGGAGGATCCCTGGGCGTGGCGCCGATGCGGGAGAGAACGAGTAG
- a CDS encoding ABC transporter permease, producing the protein MSLRRFLLWRLLTAVPTLVGVSLITFALVFLTPGDPVTRLVGLNPDITAADEAALRSRYGLDGPVWEQYLTWMGTVLTGDFGQVVGTNRDVSAVVIARLPETVALGLFGWAFGLIIAIPTGIYAAVHRNELGDHVSRLVALSGISVPNFWLGLVLILVFALWLDLWSVLAPRQPLYHPEMLWHLLLPGLTIGTASAAILMRIVRSSLAEELNEEYVTAARARGLPERTVVCKHALRNALVSVVTVAAFLTASIVSGAVVVEYVFNWPGLGREFVEAIHAREINLIMAITLFTGVAIVLANLLADIVYAVLDPRIRHE; encoded by the coding sequence ATGAGCCTTCGCCGATTCCTCCTGTGGCGTCTGCTCACGGCCGTCCCCACGCTCGTCGGCGTCTCTCTGATCACGTTCGCCCTGGTCTTTCTCACGCCGGGCGATCCCGTCACTCGACTGGTCGGACTTAACCCCGACATCACCGCCGCCGACGAGGCCGCGCTGCGCTCCCGGTACGGGCTCGACGGTCCCGTCTGGGAGCAGTATCTAACCTGGATGGGAACCGTCCTGACCGGCGATTTCGGGCAGGTCGTCGGAACGAACCGCGACGTGAGTGCGGTCGTGATCGCGCGCCTCCCCGAGACAGTCGCCCTCGGCCTCTTCGGCTGGGCGTTCGGGCTCATCATTGCGATTCCGACCGGCATCTACGCGGCAGTCCACCGCAACGAACTCGGCGATCACGTCAGCCGACTCGTTGCGCTCTCTGGCATCTCGGTGCCGAACTTCTGGCTTGGGCTGGTGTTAATCCTCGTCTTCGCGCTCTGGCTCGACCTCTGGAGCGTGCTCGCGCCCCGTCAACCGCTGTACCACCCCGAGATGCTCTGGCACCTCCTCCTGCCGGGGCTCACGATCGGGACGGCCTCGGCGGCGATCTTGATGCGAATCGTCCGCTCGTCGCTCGCCGAGGAGCTGAACGAGGAGTACGTGACCGCTGCCAGAGCGCGAGGCCTCCCGGAGCGGACGGTCGTCTGCAAGCACGCGCTCCGGAACGCCCTCGTCTCCGTGGTTACGGTCGCTGCGTTTCTGACGGCGAGTATCGTCTCTGGCGCGGTCGTCGTCGAGTACGTGTTCAACTGGCCGGGACTTGGCCGGGAGTTCGTCGAGGCGATCCACGCTCGAGAGATCAATCTCATCATGGCGATCACGCTGTTTACCGGCGTCGCCATCGTCCTGGCGAATCTGCTCGCGGACATCGTCTACGCGGTTCTCGATCCGCGGATCCGCCACGAGTGA
- a CDS encoding ABC transporter ATP-binding protein, with protein sequence MALLEVEGLSVSFPAAEGPVRAVDDFSYSIERGETVGIVGESGAGKSVAARALLDLVECPGQIEGGEIRLDGENLLERSERDLRDVRGNRIGMVFQEPAAAFNPSYTVGEQIAEGIRHHLAYDETAARDRTISLLRRVGIAEAETRFEQYPHQFSGGMLQRAMIAMALACDPELLVCDEPTTGLDVTVQAQILDLLAEIAAESNTAVQLITHDVSVVAQLCERVVVMYAGTAVETAPVEDLFYNPKHPYTVGLLSSTPRLGDATDRLRTIPGTMPAPADLPTGCRFHPRCPYAEPACTEREPPLLDPETGAEAPPGARRAAACLEYAGELDDGLDYTVRVREPAAETGRNPPTRREEGDDD encoded by the coding sequence ATGGCCCTGCTCGAGGTCGAGGGGCTCTCGGTTTCGTTTCCCGCGGCGGAGGGCCCAGTGCGCGCGGTCGATGACTTCTCCTATAGCATCGAGCGCGGCGAGACGGTCGGTATCGTCGGCGAGAGCGGTGCTGGCAAGAGCGTCGCCGCGCGTGCGCTGCTCGATCTCGTCGAGTGCCCCGGTCAGATCGAGGGCGGAGAGATCCGTCTCGACGGCGAGAACCTTCTCGAGCGCTCCGAGCGCGACCTCCGTGACGTCCGTGGCAACCGAATCGGGATGGTCTTTCAGGAGCCGGCGGCCGCGTTCAACCCTTCCTACACGGTCGGCGAACAGATCGCCGAGGGGATCAGACACCACCTCGCGTACGACGAGACGGCGGCTCGCGACCGAACGATCTCGCTCCTCCGGCGGGTCGGGATCGCCGAAGCCGAAACGCGCTTCGAGCAGTACCCCCACCAGTTCTCCGGCGGGATGCTCCAGCGGGCGATGATCGCGATGGCCCTCGCCTGTGATCCGGAGCTACTGGTCTGTGACGAGCCCACGACGGGGCTCGACGTGACGGTTCAGGCCCAGATCCTCGATCTGCTTGCGGAGATCGCAGCCGAGTCGAACACCGCCGTTCAGCTCATCACGCACGACGTAAGCGTCGTCGCACAGCTCTGTGAGCGCGTGGTAGTCATGTACGCGGGAACGGCCGTCGAGACCGCCCCGGTCGAGGACCTCTTTTACAACCCGAAACACCCCTACACGGTCGGACTGTTGAGTTCGACTCCTCGCCTCGGCGACGCGACCGACCGACTCCGGACGATCCCCGGAACGATGCCAGCGCCCGCCGACCTGCCCACGGGCTGTCGATTCCATCCGCGGTGTCCGTACGCCGAGCCAGCCTGCACCGAGCGCGAGCCACCGCTGCTCGATCCCGAGACCGGCGCTGAGGCGCCACCGGGCGCCCGTCGGGCCGCAGCGTGTCTCGAGTACGCCGGCGAGCTCGACGACGGACTCGACTACACGGTCAGGGTTCGGGAGCCGGCGGCGGAGACCGGCCGAAATCCGCCGACACGCCGCGAGGAGGGAGACGATGACTGA
- a CDS encoding acetamidase/formamidase family protein, with the protein MATDLVIDHHISATEGDCHTSWSRDHDPVRTVEPGDVVRFDCLDATGGQLDPDATVADVATVDTDRVHTLTGPVAVAGASPGDVLEVEILDIEHRGWGYTLVLPGAAELGLLADEFPEPALHIWDVEDGAAQFVDGIEVPAAPFPGTVGVAPEATGEFDTLPPRATGGNLDIKHLTVGSTVSLPVAVEGALFSTGDGHITQGDGEVCGTAIEAPMSITCRIDVRSDRSIDQPQFETEGPFTPTGRDEPMFATTGVDDDVREAARRAVREMIDHLQTERGLSREEAYILCSAAVDLKINQLANVPNWTVSAYLPREIFPAE; encoded by the coding sequence ATGGCTACCGATCTCGTTATCGACCACCATATCTCCGCTACCGAGGGCGACTGCCACACGTCGTGGAGCCGGGACCACGACCCGGTTCGGACGGTCGAACCCGGCGACGTCGTGCGCTTTGACTGCTTAGACGCGACGGGAGGTCAGTTGGATCCGGACGCGACGGTCGCAGACGTCGCCACAGTGGATACGGACCGGGTCCACACGCTGACCGGGCCGGTCGCGGTGGCAGGCGCCAGCCCGGGTGACGTACTCGAGGTGGAGATCCTCGATATCGAACACCGTGGGTGGGGATACACGCTCGTCCTCCCCGGCGCGGCTGAGTTGGGGCTGCTAGCCGACGAGTTCCCGGAGCCGGCGCTGCACATCTGGGACGTCGAAGACGGCGCCGCTCAGTTCGTCGACGGGATCGAGGTGCCGGCAGCCCCGTTTCCCGGAACCGTCGGCGTCGCGCCGGAGGCGACTGGCGAGTTCGACACGCTTCCACCCCGGGCTACCGGCGGCAACCTGGACATCAAACACCTCACGGTGGGGTCGACTGTGTCCCTGCCCGTCGCGGTCGAGGGAGCGCTGTTTAGCACCGGCGACGGGCACATCACACAGGGAGACGGCGAAGTCTGTGGAACAGCGATCGAGGCGCCGATGTCGATCACGTGTCGGATCGACGTGCGCTCGGACCGCTCGATCGACCAGCCGCAGTTCGAGACCGAAGGGCCGTTCACGCCGACCGGTCGCGACGAACCGATGTTCGCGACCACCGGCGTCGACGATGACGTGCGTGAGGCGGCTCGGCGAGCTGTGCGGGAGATGATCGACCATCTCCAGACCGAACGCGGGCTGTCGCGCGAGGAGGCGTACATCCTCTGCTCGGCGGCCGTCGACCTGAAGATCAACCAGCTCGCCAACGTGCCGAACTGGACGGTCTCCGCGTATCTTCCACGGGAGATCTTCCCGGCGGAGTGA
- a CDS encoding helix-turn-helix domain-containing protein — MTNQPANDDSTRDGEPVPPGPLARRIFERSPTSIAVVDSTGTIVFVNERATETFGRSRESLTGRPYDSLEWNLYDDSAPAATDEHPIARVFATNEPEFGFEQWLTHPDGSERWVTSNAAPLGTESGEAAYVVVTFEDVTRVKRREERLLSDHMRRLEFRTDESAVPPSLRVTGGERRLDVESVVSLPDGATIQYMGTSDLSASEFVTAIEEVPHFVDVRLLSTAEGYSRIEARAEDATVAEVFQSLGGRPRGMVVSRDEVRFFGELPGDADHRAAAEWIEEFHSGVELVSEELVYSPHLLYDVVADALTDRQLAVLDAAYFSGYFDTPRTSTGDELAARFDVTRQTFNQHLRKAQRTVLRYLFEESSVGSTD, encoded by the coding sequence ATGACCAATCAGCCAGCGAACGACGACAGCACACGAGATGGCGAGCCAGTGCCGCCGGGACCGCTGGCTCGTCGTATCTTCGAGCGAAGCCCGACCAGCATCGCCGTAGTCGATTCGACGGGGACGATCGTGTTCGTGAACGAGCGGGCGACGGAAACGTTCGGCCGGTCTCGGGAGTCGCTTACCGGCCGGCCCTATGATTCGCTCGAGTGGAACCTTTACGACGACAGTGCACCCGCAGCCACTGACGAGCATCCCATTGCCCGCGTCTTCGCGACGAACGAACCCGAGTTCGGCTTCGAACAGTGGCTCACGCACCCGGACGGCTCCGAACGGTGGGTGACGAGCAACGCCGCCCCGCTGGGGACAGAGAGCGGCGAGGCGGCGTACGTCGTCGTCACCTTCGAAGACGTGACCAGAGTGAAACGGCGAGAGGAGCGGCTCCTCAGCGACCACATGCGTCGTCTCGAGTTTCGGACCGACGAGTCCGCAGTGCCGCCGTCGCTTCGCGTCACCGGTGGCGAGCGGCGACTCGACGTCGAGTCGGTGGTCTCGCTTCCCGACGGCGCGACCATCCAGTATATGGGCACCAGCGATCTGTCGGCGAGCGAGTTCGTCACCGCGATCGAAGAGGTCCCCCACTTCGTCGACGTGCGGTTGCTCAGCACGGCCGAGGGGTACAGCCGCATCGAAGCACGCGCGGAAGACGCCACGGTTGCAGAGGTGTTTCAGTCACTCGGCGGGCGTCCGCGCGGGATGGTCGTCAGCCGCGACGAGGTCCGGTTTTTTGGGGAACTTCCCGGCGACGCCGACCACCGCGCTGCAGCCGAGTGGATCGAGGAGTTTCACTCCGGCGTCGAACTCGTTTCCGAAGAGCTCGTCTACTCGCCGCACCTGCTGTACGACGTCGTCGCCGACGCGCTCACAGATCGCCAGCTGGCCGTACTGGATGCTGCCTACTTCAGCGGCTACTTCGACACGCCCAGAACCAGCACCGGCGACGAGCTCGCCGCCCGCTTTGACGTGACCAGACAGACGTTCAACCAGCATCTTCGGAAGGCCCAGCGGACAGTGCTTCGGTACCTCTTCGAAGAGTCCAGCGTCGGAAGCACTGACTAG
- a CDS encoding GtrA family protein, which yields MIDSLGEFLATRLSALRAPKRFTQFAGVGFVGAAVDNVVLFALVSATALGPVGGKVVAWVVAIGVIFAINERWTFAAYGSVGRRSLGYRLLRSYVVRFGGFLVTLSVLTILVYWAGIWYIVANLIGIGVGFFVNYTAESLYTWRVHHESP from the coding sequence ATGATCGACTCGCTTGGGGAGTTCCTCGCGACGCGTCTGTCGGCGCTGCGCGCCCCGAAGCGATTCACCCAGTTCGCCGGCGTCGGCTTCGTGGGTGCCGCCGTCGACAACGTCGTCCTCTTCGCGCTCGTTTCCGCGACCGCGCTCGGCCCCGTTGGCGGGAAGGTCGTGGCCTGGGTCGTTGCCATTGGCGTCATCTTCGCGATCAACGAACGCTGGACGTTCGCAGCCTACGGCTCCGTCGGGAGGCGTTCGCTGGGCTACCGGCTGCTGCGGTCGTACGTGGTCCGCTTTGGCGGCTTTCTGGTGACGCTTTCGGTGCTTACGATCCTCGTCTACTGGGCCGGAATCTGGTACATCGTGGCGAACCTGATCGGGATCGGCGTCGGGTTCTTCGTCAACTACACCGCAGAGAGTCTCTACACCTGGCGGGTCCACCACGAGTCACCGTAG
- the hpt gene encoding hypoxanthine/guanine phosphoribosyltransferase — MDQLQRSLLEAPIIEKNDYHYFVHPISDGVPELDPTLLREIVIRIIRKARLEDVDKIVTPAAMGIHISTAVSLMTDIPLTVIRKREYGLEGEVAISQETGYSENEMYINDVHEGERVLVLDDVLSTGGTLASVLEALDSIGADVVDTVAVIKKVGGENAVADADYDVKTLINVDVVDGEVVIVDETGDD, encoded by the coding sequence ATGGATCAGCTTCAGCGGTCGCTGCTCGAGGCCCCGATTATCGAGAAGAACGACTACCACTACTTCGTCCACCCGATCAGCGACGGCGTCCCGGAGCTCGACCCGACGCTGCTGCGCGAGATCGTCATCCGGATCATCCGCAAGGCGCGACTCGAGGATGTCGACAAGATCGTCACGCCCGCGGCGATGGGCATCCACATCTCGACTGCCGTCTCGCTGATGACCGACATCCCGCTGACGGTCATCCGAAAGCGCGAGTACGGCCTCGAGGGCGAGGTTGCCATCTCCCAGGAGACGGGCTACTCCGAGAACGAGATGTACATCAACGACGTCCACGAGGGCGAGCGCGTCCTCGTGCTCGACGACGTGCTCTCGACCGGCGGCACGCTGGCCTCGGTGCTCGAGGCCCTCGATTCGATCGGCGCCGACGTCGTCGACACCGTCGCCGTCATCAAGAAGGTCGGCGGCGAGAACGCCGTGGCAGACGCCGACTACGACGTGAAGACACTGATCAACGTCGACGTCGTCGACGGCGAGGTCGTCATCGTCGACGAAACCGGCGACGATTAG